Proteins from one Mastacembelus armatus chromosome 16, fMasArm1.2, whole genome shotgun sequence genomic window:
- the kcns2 gene encoding potassium voltage-gated channel subfamily S member 2, whose protein sequence is MTGQILGEPGAGARMDDNAAIRINVGGFKKRLQSDTLSRFPETRLARLLQCQSKESILELCDDYDDTEKEFYFDRNPTLFPYVLNFYNTGRLHVMAELCIFSFSQEIEYWGINEFFIDSCCSSAYHCRKMDQCREDWDDRSEEGSTTSSFDELLEFYNDATKFDKQLLGSARRRIWLMLDNPGYSVASRIISILSILVVLGSIATMCMNSMSEYSLMDSEGQPREDPRFETVEHFGIGWFTLELVARFIVAPDLLHFFEHPLNMIDLVSILPFYLTLLINLVVESSPALANLGRVAQVLRLMRIFRILKLARHSTGLRSLGATLRNSYKEVGLLLLYLAVGVSFFSVIAYTVEKEDSEDLSTIPACWWWATVSMTTVGYGDVVPVSIAGKLTASACILAGILVVVLPITLIFNKFSLFYKRQKQLEIAMRSCDFDEGIKEVPSVNLRNYYAHKVKSLMASLSNMSRSSPSEHSLNESVH, encoded by the coding sequence ATGACCGGTCAGATCCTGGGGGAACCGGGCGCCGGTGCTCGCATGGACGACAACGCCGCCATCCGCATCAACGTGGGCGGCTTCAAGAAGCGTCTCCAGTCCGATACTCTCTCCCGGTTCCCCGAGACGAGGCTCGCGCGTCTACTCCAGTGTCAGTCCAAAGAGTCCATACTGGAGCTGTGCGATGACTACGACGACACAGAGAAAGAATTTTACTTCGACAGAAACCCGACTCTCTTCCCCTACGTGTTGAACTTCTACAATACGGGGAGGCTACACGTCATGGCCGAGCTGTGCATCTTCTCCTTCAGCCAGGAGATCGAGTACTGGGGCATCAACGAGTTCTTCATTGACTCTTGCTGCAGCAGCGCCTACCATTGTAGGAAAATGGACCAGTGCCGGGAGGACTGGGATGACAGGAGCGAAGAGGGAAGCACCACTTCATCTTTTGATGAGCTCTTGGAGTTTTATAACGACGCGACCAAGTTCGACAAACAGCTGCTCGGGAGCGCACGGAGGCGCATCTGGTTGATGCTGGATAACCCCGGCTACTCCGTGGCCAGTCGCATCATCAGCATCCTCTCCATCCTGGTGGTCCTTGGCTCCATCGCTACTATGTGCATGAACAGCATGAGCGAGTACAGCCTGATGGACAGCGAGGGGCAACCCAGAGAGGACCCCCGTTTCGAGACTGTGGAGCACTTTGGCATCGGCTGGTTCACTCTGGAGTTAGTTGCCAGGTTCATAGTTGCGCCAGATCTCCTGCATTTCTTCGAACACCCATTAAACATGATAGACCTGGTGTCCATACTCCCATTTTACTTGACACTCCTAATAAATCTGGTGGTAGAAAGCAGCCCGGCGCTGGCCAACCTGGGACGTGTTGCACAAGTGCTGAGGCTTATGAGGATTTTCCGCATCCTGAAGCTGGCCCGTCACTCCACGGGGCTACGCTCCCTGGGGGCCACGCTCAGGAACAGCTACAAAGAGGTGGGCCTTCTGCTTCTCTACCTGGCCGTGGGCGTCTCGTTTTTCTCCGTCATTGCTTACACGGTGGAAAAAGAGGACAGCGAGGACCTCTCCACCATCCCGGCGTGCTGGTGGTGGGCCACCGTCAGCATGACCACCGTTGGTTACGGAGACGTGGTGCCAGTGTCCATAGCGGGCAAGCTGACGGCCTCGGCGTGTATCCTGGCAGGAATTTTAGTAGTTGTCCTTCCGATTACGCTCATTTTCAATAAATTCTCCCTGTTCTacaagagacaaaaacagctggagaTCGCAATGAGAAGCTGTGACTTCGACGAAGGGATAAAAGAAGTGCCCTCGGTCAACCTGAGGAACTATTACGCACACAAAGTCAAATCCCTCATGGCGAGCTTATCAAACATGAGTCGTAGTTCACCCAGTGAACACAGTCTGAATGAATCCGTACACTGA